The Nitrospira tepida genome includes a window with the following:
- the leuD gene encoding 3-isopropylmalate dehydratase small subunit, which yields MQPFTTLTGLVALLDRVNVDTDQIIPKQFLKTIKRTGLKEGLFYDWRRKADGSPDPDFFLNQARYQGAAILLTRDNFGCGSSREHAPWALLDQGFRCLIAPSFADIFFNNCFQNGILPIVLKPDEVQTLFREAAESPGYQLTVDLAAQSVSSPRGSRFRFEIDSFRKDCLLNGLDAIGLSLKHEPAIAAYEARRKAEAPWLFPDL from the coding sequence ATGCAGCCCTTCACCACCCTGACAGGCTTGGTCGCCCTGCTCGATCGGGTCAATGTCGATACCGATCAGATCATCCCCAAGCAGTTTCTCAAGACCATCAAGCGGACGGGCCTCAAGGAAGGCCTGTTCTACGACTGGCGCCGCAAGGCGGACGGTTCACCCGATCCCGATTTTTTTCTGAACCAAGCGCGCTATCAGGGCGCCGCGATCCTGTTGACGCGCGACAATTTCGGTTGTGGCTCGTCCCGCGAACATGCGCCGTGGGCGCTGCTCGACCAGGGATTCCGGTGCCTGATCGCGCCCAGCTTTGCCGACATCTTCTTTAACAATTGCTTCCAGAACGGGATTCTGCCGATCGTGCTCAAGCCGGATGAGGTGCAGACACTGTTTCGGGAAGCTGCGGAGTCGCCCGGTTATCAGCTCACCGTTGATTTGGCTGCCCAGTCCGTATCGAGCCCTCGCGGCAGCCGGTTCCGGTTTGAGATCGATTCCTTTCGGAAGGACTGCCTGCTGAACGGCCTCGACGCCATCGGCCTCAGTCTCAAACATGAGCCGGCCATTGCCGCCTATGAAGCCAGGCGAAAAGCGGAAGCCCCCTGGTTGTTTCCCGACCTTTAG
- a CDS encoding inositol monophosphatase family protein gives MEREQAVLCEAVIEAGQRALHLASAGFETMTKSDSSPVTSADLEVNRMLEKALLDAFPKDGWLSEESPDPQTRLSKPRVWVVDPIDGTRAFMRGRPHFVISVALVELGHVVLGAVYNPSTGELFTAARGNGTRLNGNAVRADAPASPRLSLLVNPYEFERGRFKAIADTVDCRPLGSIAYSLALVASGAVAATITFERENEWDVAAGAILIEEAGGSISDLHSRAFRFNQTVPTFEGTIAASSEARPAIQELLHQLHRPT, from the coding sequence ATGGAACGCGAGCAGGCGGTCCTGTGCGAAGCCGTGATCGAGGCCGGACAGCGAGCCCTTCATTTGGCCAGCGCCGGCTTCGAGACCATGACCAAGTCCGACTCTTCGCCGGTCACCTCGGCCGATCTCGAAGTCAACCGGATGCTGGAAAAGGCGCTGCTGGATGCGTTCCCGAAAGACGGCTGGCTCTCGGAAGAATCGCCCGATCCCCAGACGCGACTCTCCAAGCCCCGGGTCTGGGTCGTCGATCCCATCGACGGAACCAGGGCTTTCATGAGGGGCCGTCCGCACTTTGTGATCTCGGTCGCGCTCGTCGAACTGGGTCACGTTGTCCTGGGGGCCGTCTACAATCCTTCGACCGGAGAGCTCTTTACGGCGGCTAGGGGAAACGGAACCCGTCTCAACGGCAACGCGGTCCGCGCCGATGCCCCGGCTTCGCCGCGTCTCAGCTTGCTCGTCAATCCCTATGAGTTCGAGCGGGGCCGTTTCAAGGCCATCGCCGACACCGTTGATTGCCGACCTCTCGGTTCGATTGCCTACAGTCTGGCCTTGGTGGCCTCGGGCGCTGTGGCCGCGACGATCACCTTTGAACGGGAGAACGAATGGGATGTCGCGGCGGGAGCCATCCTGATCGAGGAGGCTGGAGGGAGCATCTCAGACCTGCATAGTCGCGCGTTTCGCTTCAATCAAACTGTCCCCACGTTCGAAGGAACGATCGCCGCCTCCTCGGAAGCTCGCCCGGCCATTCAAGAACTGCTACATCAACTCCACCGCCCGACGTAG
- a CDS encoding DUF748 domain-containing protein, giving the protein MQRTKRFALIGLGIIAAFAVLLPLLCETLLRRAVEDIGSGLTKTPVQLREVDLSLFSGQLVLKDLSVGNPPDYQAPVALSVRAIRISLDWSSLFHRPILIREVVIEGPEVTLEGSSTRNNLTTLRDQVQAATNGTAAGPAPKGSRPSREAELAPVIVTRLRIVDTRLNMLLRAGSVETNVRGVSLREITLKDLGSAAHTTSFEDITAQILAALAAEVTGAVAKSGTGMIEEAGKKAGRSLSEAVEGVKGLFK; this is encoded by the coding sequence ATGCAACGAACCAAGAGATTCGCCCTGATCGGACTCGGGATTATCGCCGCCTTCGCCGTCCTGCTGCCGCTGTTATGCGAAACGCTGCTCCGTCGAGCCGTGGAAGACATCGGCTCTGGGCTGACCAAGACCCCGGTTCAGTTGCGGGAGGTGGATCTGTCTCTGTTCTCCGGACAGCTCGTTCTGAAAGATTTGAGCGTCGGGAATCCGCCGGACTACCAGGCGCCGGTTGCCCTGAGCGTTCGCGCGATTCGCATCTCCCTTGACTGGTCGAGCCTCTTCCACCGTCCCATTCTGATTCGTGAGGTCGTGATCGAGGGACCGGAGGTGACGCTTGAAGGCAGCTCGACACGCAATAATCTGACGACCCTTCGCGATCAGGTGCAGGCGGCCACGAACGGCACTGCCGCCGGACCTGCGCCCAAAGGGAGTCGTCCGTCCAGAGAAGCAGAGTTGGCTCCCGTCATCGTCACCAGGCTCCGGATCGTGGACACCAGGCTGAATATGCTGCTGCGGGCGGGTTCGGTTGAAACGAACGTGCGGGGAGTCTCCCTGCGCGAGATCACGCTGAAAGACCTGGGAAGCGCGGCCCATACGACCTCGTTCGAAGACATCACGGCTCAGATACTGGCAGCCTTGGCTGCGGAGGTGACAGGGGCTGTGGCAAAGAGCGGGACCGGCATGATCGAGGAAGCCGGGAAGAAGGCGGGACGCTCCCTTTCGGAGGCCGTCGAGGGGGTGAAGGGCCTGTTCAAATAA
- a CDS encoding transcriptional regulator, translating into MIPHELTPRQRLMDLLVGARLSSRQLAERLGLPERQVEEHLEHVIRSLARDPARAFLLEPSECLDCGFIFRNRRKVTKPSRCPRCRSESISPPRYGIRVRTNRSDA; encoded by the coding sequence ATGATTCCTCATGAACTCACGCCCCGCCAGCGCCTCATGGACCTATTGGTCGGGGCACGACTGTCCTCACGCCAGCTTGCAGAACGGCTGGGACTTCCGGAACGACAGGTAGAGGAACACCTTGAGCATGTGATCCGATCGCTGGCCCGAGACCCCGCACGGGCTTTCCTGTTGGAACCATCCGAATGTCTGGATTGCGGATTTATCTTCCGAAACCGCCGAAAGGTCACGAAACCAAGCCGTTGCCCTCGCTGCCGGAGTGAATCCATTTCGCCACCCCGGTACGGGATACGGGTGCGCACCAACCGGTCAGACGCATGA
- a CDS encoding SulP family inorganic anion transporter, with translation MPFSLPHLSWTEVKRDLVASVVVFLVALPLCMGIAVASGAPPAAGIITGIVGGLVVGCLAGSPLQVSGPAAGLTVIVWELIHEHGMERLAIVIMLAGIIQIKWAWLQLGQWFRAVSPSVIHGMLAGIGVLIFASQFHVMIDDTPKGSGLDNLLTLPSAVWKGLVADDATPMNHHLAARIGVLTITGLVAWNLMARGPLLALPAVLVGVSIATGTTLVLGLDINHVKVRDDLLSVIHLPTSAQFAHMLDTSMLAEALALAAIASVETLLSATAVDQLHRGPRTRYNRELFAQGVGNVLCGLLGALPVTGVIVRSAANVQAGARTRASTVCHGLWLLLFVAFLPFILRSIPTASLGAVLVFTGYKLVNPQAIRDLARHGRDEVLIYMGTLVTIVTTNLLTGVLVGIGLTVAKLIYTTQNLNSYYAHDRDGRFALHLEGVATFVSLPKLASSLEMIPPHADVVIRTESLVHIDHACLNLLENWRTLHETTGGHVSIDWDQLRQQSDHRSPTAGRREPARDQAA, from the coding sequence ATGCCCTTCAGCCTGCCTCATCTGTCCTGGACCGAGGTGAAACGGGATCTGGTTGCCTCCGTCGTCGTGTTCCTGGTTGCCCTGCCGTTGTGCATGGGAATCGCGGTCGCGTCGGGAGCGCCTCCTGCAGCCGGCATTATCACGGGCATCGTCGGCGGTCTGGTCGTCGGATGTCTGGCCGGCAGTCCGCTTCAGGTCAGCGGCCCGGCCGCCGGCCTGACCGTGATCGTGTGGGAACTGATTCACGAGCACGGCATGGAGCGATTGGCGATCGTCATCATGTTGGCGGGAATCATCCAGATCAAATGGGCGTGGCTTCAACTCGGGCAATGGTTTCGAGCCGTATCCCCGTCGGTGATTCACGGCATGTTAGCCGGGATCGGTGTGCTGATCTTTGCGAGCCAGTTTCATGTCATGATCGACGATACCCCAAAGGGATCGGGCCTGGATAATCTCCTCACCCTCCCATCGGCGGTCTGGAAGGGACTCGTGGCCGACGACGCCACGCCCATGAATCATCACCTGGCGGCCCGCATCGGCGTCCTCACCATCACCGGCCTGGTGGCGTGGAATCTCATGGCCCGAGGCCCATTGCTGGCGCTTCCGGCCGTGCTCGTGGGCGTGTCCATCGCGACCGGCACGACGCTCGTGCTGGGCCTTGACATCAACCATGTCAAGGTTCGCGATGATCTTCTATCGGTCATTCATCTCCCGACCTCCGCTCAATTCGCCCACATGCTGGACACCTCGATGCTGGCGGAGGCCCTGGCGCTCGCCGCCATCGCCAGCGTGGAAACCCTGCTGTCGGCGACCGCGGTGGACCAACTCCACAGGGGACCACGAACCCGCTACAACCGCGAGCTGTTCGCTCAAGGGGTCGGGAACGTGCTCTGTGGCCTCCTGGGCGCCTTGCCCGTGACCGGCGTCATCGTCAGGAGCGCAGCCAACGTACAGGCGGGCGCTCGGACGCGCGCCTCGACTGTGTGTCACGGTCTGTGGTTGCTGTTGTTCGTCGCCTTTCTCCCGTTCATCTTGCGGTCGATCCCCACGGCGAGCTTGGGCGCTGTCCTCGTCTTTACCGGGTATAAGCTGGTCAACCCTCAGGCGATCCGCGATCTGGCCCGTCACGGACGGGACGAAGTGCTGATCTATATGGGCACGCTCGTCACGATCGTCACGACGAATCTCTTGACGGGCGTGCTGGTTGGGATCGGCTTGACCGTCGCCAAACTGATCTACACCACCCAGAATCTGAACAGCTATTATGCCCATGATCGAGATGGACGCTTTGCGCTTCATCTGGAAGGTGTCGCGACATTCGTGAGCCTGCCGAAACTGGCCTCCTCCTTGGAGATGATTCCTCCCCATGCCGACGTCGTCATTCGCACCGAATCGCTCGTCCACATCGATCACGCGTGCCTCAACCTGCTCGAGAACTGGCGGACATTGCACGAGACCACGGGAGGCCACGTGAGCATCGATTGGGATCAGCTTCGGCAACAATCCGATCATCGATCGCCGACCGCTGGCCGCCGGGAACCAGCCCGGGACCAGGCCGCCTGA
- a CDS encoding tetratricopeptide repeat protein, translated as MTLYGFLFCMLALLAAGCSSQDPSDLFATAQFEERQNNREHAMQLYEQIIKDHPQSEVAQRARQRLEELHGRK; from the coding sequence ATGACGCTGTATGGCTTCCTCTTCTGCATGCTGGCCCTGCTGGCAGCAGGCTGTTCCAGTCAAGATCCAAGCGATCTCTTCGCCACAGCCCAATTTGAAGAGCGGCAGAACAATCGGGAGCATGCCATGCAATTGTATGAGCAGATCATCAAAGACCATCCACAAAGCGAGGTGGCTCAACGAGCGCGTCAACGGCTTGAAGAATTGCATGGCCGCAAATAA
- a CDS encoding APC family permease, protein MPVTESPHTRQVGWFTAACLLISNMIGGGIFTTTGFLARDLGDPPAILFLWIVGAAVSLAGALCYAELGTVFPQAGGDYVYLREAYGPLPAFLSGWTSFTVGFGAAIAASAVSFATYLVRALPLTGLDSGWITGLALALVWSLTAVHGVGLQAGGRLQQTLTTIKVLSIAGLILGGLLFGKGSWGHLQTSPDAPGVHGGVLVASFVFVFYTYLGWNVAGYIAGEIRDPVRTLPRIMIGGTLFVGVVYLCLNLLYFFALPVDRLGEPPLLPVAEKAATALWGSRGAFFAALLLAISIAGAVSAMVWAGPRVYWAMAVDGALLPWFGVRHQGTGIPVRSMVLQSTWVSFLILTSTFEQLVVYGGLVLAGFSALTIAAVMLLRRRRPELTRPFRVPLYPFLPILVILVLLTLIAHSLFHRPGESLMGLLTVMIGVPLYWLMGRRTKRERSADSYQ, encoded by the coding sequence ATGCCGGTCACCGAGTCCCCTCACACGAGACAAGTTGGTTGGTTCACGGCTGCTTGCCTCCTGATCAGTAATATGATCGGCGGGGGCATCTTTACCACGACCGGGTTCTTGGCGCGGGACCTTGGGGATCCACCGGCAATCCTCTTCCTGTGGATAGTGGGAGCAGCGGTTTCGCTTGCCGGAGCTCTTTGTTATGCCGAGCTGGGTACTGTGTTTCCACAGGCAGGCGGCGACTATGTCTACCTTCGCGAGGCCTATGGGCCTCTACCCGCCTTTCTCAGCGGCTGGACCTCGTTCACCGTGGGGTTCGGGGCGGCGATTGCCGCATCGGCCGTCAGCTTCGCGACCTATCTGGTTCGGGCCCTCCCGCTGACGGGACTCGATTCCGGGTGGATCACGGGGCTTGCCCTTGCCCTCGTCTGGAGCCTGACTGCAGTCCACGGGGTGGGACTTCAAGCGGGCGGGCGGCTCCAACAAACGCTCACCACAATAAAGGTTCTGTCCATTGCCGGTCTGATCCTAGGTGGATTGCTCTTTGGAAAGGGGAGCTGGGGCCATCTCCAAACATCACCGGATGCGCCAGGTGTACACGGCGGCGTCCTCGTCGCCTCGTTTGTCTTTGTATTCTATACCTACCTGGGATGGAACGTGGCCGGATACATTGCGGGAGAAATCCGCGATCCCGTTCGGACTCTACCGCGGATCATGATCGGAGGGACGCTCTTCGTAGGGGTGGTTTACCTTTGCCTCAATCTCCTCTATTTCTTCGCCCTGCCGGTCGATCGGCTCGGTGAACCCCCGTTGCTCCCTGTGGCGGAAAAGGCAGCTACAGCCCTCTGGGGCTCCAGGGGAGCCTTCTTCGCGGCGCTCTTGCTGGCCATCTCCATTGCGGGAGCGGTCAGCGCCATGGTCTGGGCCGGCCCCCGCGTCTATTGGGCCATGGCTGTCGATGGCGCACTCCTTCCCTGGTTCGGCGTGCGGCACCAGGGGACGGGGATTCCCGTTCGATCGATGGTCTTGCAGAGCACATGGGTTTCGTTCCTCATCCTTACGAGCACGTTTGAGCAACTTGTCGTCTATGGAGGACTCGTCTTAGCCGGGTTCAGCGCGCTGACCATCGCCGCAGTGATGTTGCTGCGCCGCCGCCGCCCGGAATTGACAAGACCGTTCCGAGTGCCCCTATATCCCTTCCTCCCAATCCTGGTGATCCTGGTCTTGCTGACCCTCATCGCTCACAGTCTCTTTCACCGTCCAGGAGAGTCGCTGATGGGTTTGCTTACCGTGATGATCGGTGTGCCATTGTACTGGCTGATGGGGAGACGGACGAAACGCGAGCGGTCAGCCGACTCTTATCAGTAA
- a CDS encoding lytic transglycosylase domain-containing protein, which produces MRIIPHPTGYATRIHHALAQTLFPMAMMALVILLPPAATSEVCGSHDHLGSRLTSSFPEENVRHDRHKNASLQNGSVGRGGRMSERELNQAIRWFAREHHLPQALIRAVIQAESGFDPLAVSPAGALGLMQLMPRTAAALNVRDPFNPVENIRGGAKHLRYLIDRFDGNLSLALAAYNAGEHRVKRNHYQIPAIQETQMYVEKVLFYYRTFKTGKRLSEGVRRMY; this is translated from the coding sequence ATGCGAATCATCCCACATCCAACCGGCTACGCCACGAGAATCCACCATGCGCTGGCTCAGACTCTTTTTCCGATGGCAATGATGGCGCTGGTCATCCTGCTGCCACCGGCTGCCACGAGTGAGGTCTGCGGTTCTCATGACCATCTGGGTTCCAGGCTGACGTCCTCTTTTCCCGAAGAGAATGTCCGGCACGATCGTCATAAAAACGCTAGCCTGCAGAACGGCAGCGTTGGGCGCGGCGGTCGAATGTCCGAGCGGGAACTCAATCAAGCGATTCGGTGGTTCGCGCGCGAGCACCACTTACCCCAAGCGCTTATCCGGGCGGTCATTCAAGCGGAGTCGGGGTTTGACCCGCTCGCGGTTTCTCCCGCCGGCGCCCTCGGTCTGATGCAATTGATGCCTCGGACGGCCGCGGCATTGAACGTGCGGGACCCTTTCAACCCGGTTGAGAACATTCGCGGCGGGGCGAAGCATCTTCGCTATTTAATCGACCGGTTTGACGGCAACCTGTCGCTCGCGCTGGCAGCGTACAATGCCGGAGAACACCGCGTGAAACGAAATCACTATCAAATCCCCGCAATCCAGGAAACTCAGATGTACGTGGAAAAGGTCCTTTTCTATTACCGCACATTCAAAACAGGGAAGCGTCTTTCGGAAGGCGTAAGACGGATGTATTAA
- a CDS encoding YhjD/YihY/BrkB family envelope integrity protein yields the protein MNLQRLEQFLSHDLWTLDLTHLPKWQRVGLSALRLISAVAWEFRRRLLDARAAGLVYTTLLSLVPFLAVTVSVLKAFGVHQQVEPLLSQALEPLGPSGREITSRVVGFVNNLKVGVLGIVGVAGLFYTTYSLIDKIEQTFNAIWNVRRGRSWTRKFTDYLSVVLVGPVLIVTAFGLLASIQNHALIQRILDLQPLGFVLVWIAEYLPFLILWGVFTFFYKFIPYADVRTWSACVGGAAASLLWGLAGEGFAAFVAGSSKYSAIYSGFAIMILFLLWLYVGWLIILIGAQVAYFHQHPRAYEAHYLWRQGTHAFRERTTLRLLATMATRAISGVSPATLDELAADVGVPLSIVEDLVEELRSSGLVGRLEDSKALVLMRPPELIGIQTILDILREKSAGLSRVSHLGDAIDDVIRHRDDAAARALSGLTLYNLAGKICPAESARVPSSPLGQTVIREP from the coding sequence GTGAATCTCCAACGCCTTGAACAATTTCTCTCTCATGATCTCTGGACCCTTGATCTGACCCACTTGCCGAAATGGCAACGGGTTGGCCTGTCGGCGCTTCGGCTGATCAGCGCCGTAGCTTGGGAATTCCGCCGCCGCCTATTGGATGCGCGGGCCGCGGGTTTAGTCTACACCACGCTCTTATCGTTGGTTCCGTTCCTCGCCGTGACGGTGTCGGTCTTGAAAGCGTTCGGTGTGCACCAACAGGTCGAACCCTTACTGAGCCAGGCGCTTGAGCCGCTCGGACCGAGCGGGAGAGAGATCACCTCCCGCGTCGTGGGATTCGTCAACAATCTCAAGGTCGGCGTGCTCGGCATCGTCGGGGTGGCGGGCTTGTTCTATACGACTTATTCCTTGATCGACAAAATCGAACAGACGTTCAATGCGATTTGGAACGTGCGACGAGGGCGCTCCTGGACAAGGAAGTTCACGGACTACCTCAGCGTCGTGCTCGTGGGTCCCGTCCTGATTGTCACCGCGTTCGGTTTGTTGGCTTCCATTCAGAATCACGCGCTCATTCAGCGGATTCTGGACCTTCAACCATTGGGCTTTGTGTTGGTGTGGATCGCCGAGTACCTTCCCTTCCTGATCCTGTGGGGGGTCTTTACGTTCTTCTACAAGTTCATTCCATACGCGGATGTCCGAACGTGGTCGGCTTGTGTCGGAGGGGCGGCGGCATCGCTCCTCTGGGGGTTGGCAGGCGAAGGATTCGCGGCGTTTGTGGCTGGCTCTTCCAAATACAGCGCCATTTATTCCGGTTTCGCGATCATGATCCTGTTCTTGTTGTGGTTGTATGTGGGGTGGTTGATCATCCTCATCGGGGCGCAAGTGGCCTATTTCCATCAGCACCCGCGTGCGTATGAAGCGCATTACCTTTGGAGACAGGGGACGCATGCCTTCCGCGAGCGGACAACTCTTCGGCTTCTGGCGACCATGGCCACTCGAGCGATCAGCGGAGTGTCCCCCGCCACGCTCGATGAACTGGCGGCTGACGTGGGCGTCCCTCTCTCGATCGTGGAGGACCTTGTCGAGGAACTACGATCATCGGGATTGGTCGGGCGTCTGGAAGATTCGAAGGCACTCGTCCTCATGCGGCCGCCGGAACTGATCGGCATTCAGACCATCTTGGATATCTTGCGAGAGAAATCAGCCGGGTTGTCCAGAGTCTCGCATTTGGGTGATGCTATCGACGACGTTATTCGACATCGGGACGATGCGGCAGCTCGTGCGCTGTCCGGACTCACCCTCTATAATCTGGCCGGCAAGATTTGTCCCGCCGAATCAGCCCGGGTTCCGTCCAGCCCGCTCGGGCAGACCGTCATTCGTGAACCGTGA
- a CDS encoding DapH/DapD/GlmU-related protein: MMLEDVVIDPSHCWLVTIGDEVTLAPRVHILAHDASTKRHLNYTRLGKVTIGNRVFIGASTLILPGVTIGSDVVVGAGSVVTHDVPSGVVVAGNPARVIGSLEDFLARRKSEMETSPLFGDEYTIRGNVSDAMKADMVKLIKGRYAYVS, encoded by the coding sequence ATGATGCTGGAAGATGTCGTCATCGACCCGAGCCACTGCTGGCTGGTTACGATAGGGGATGAGGTCACGTTGGCCCCCCGGGTTCATATTTTGGCGCACGACGCCAGCACAAAACGCCACTTAAATTACACTCGTCTTGGGAAAGTCACGATCGGCAACCGAGTGTTCATCGGCGCCTCGACGTTGATTTTACCCGGTGTAACGATTGGTTCTGATGTCGTTGTAGGCGCCGGGAGCGTTGTCACCCATGATGTGCCGTCCGGAGTGGTCGTTGCGGGCAATCCGGCACGAGTCATCGGCTCACTCGAAGATTTTCTCGCTCGGCGGAAATCGGAAATGGAGACAAGCCCGTTATTCGGGGACGAATATACCATTCGTGGAAATGTTTCAGACGCCATGAAAGCAGACATGGTCAAACTGATAAAAGGCCGGTATGCCTACGTCAGTTAG
- a CDS encoding IS256 family transposase: MRNVIRITTEGKVRPIRRRAVDAIPAVDERASLVALIQALIPLGLHAVGDALEAEVTDLAGERYSRTGGQPGYVRWCQQRGSVYLLDQKLPITYRRVRNRFRNVEVALPTYQALGDPRAADAGLFRKVLHGLSCRRYEACAEAVPEAFGLSASSVSRRFMRASARQLRKLSERRLEQDEVVVLVLDGKTFADDSMVLALGVTRQGEKKILGFVQTATENEPVCAAFLRDLVTRGLRTDQGLLCVIDGAKGLRKAIQTVFGRQAVVQRCQWHKRENVVRYLPKGHQAPWRRRVQQAYERPTYTDARAALLRLRQELRTINLSAVASLDEGLEETLTLHRLGLFGTLGRSLKTTNCLESLNAQLGQLTDKVDRWRTSDQKHRWVASAVLAIEPRLRRIKGYRHLTQLQEALQRDIQREAVTETRIA; encoded by the coding sequence ATGAGAAACGTAATCCGAATCACCACAGAAGGCAAGGTGCGACCGATCCGCCGGCGGGCGGTGGACGCCATCCCGGCGGTGGACGAGCGGGCGAGCCTCGTGGCCCTTATCCAAGCCCTGATCCCGCTGGGCTTGCACGCTGTCGGGGACGCCCTGGAGGCGGAAGTGACTGACCTGGCGGGCGAACGGTATAGCCGGACCGGCGGCCAGCCGGGCTATGTGCGCTGGTGTCAGCAGCGGGGCTCGGTGTATTTGCTGGATCAGAAACTGCCGATCACCTACAGGCGAGTCCGGAACCGCTTCCGGAACGTGGAGGTGGCGTTACCGACCTACCAGGCCCTGGGCGACCCACGGGCAGCCGATGCGGGGCTGTTCCGCAAAGTCCTGCACGGCCTGAGTTGCCGCCGATATGAAGCCTGTGCGGAAGCGGTCCCGGAGGCGTTCGGGCTGAGTGCCTCCAGCGTCTCACGACGCTTCATGCGGGCCAGCGCCCGGCAGTTGCGGAAGCTGAGCGAACGCCGCTTGGAGCAGGACGAGGTGGTCGTGCTCGTCCTCGACGGCAAGACCTTTGCGGACGACAGCATGGTGCTCGCGCTGGGGGTGACGCGGCAGGGCGAGAAGAAGATCCTGGGATTCGTGCAGACCGCCACCGAAAACGAGCCGGTCTGCGCGGCATTCTTGCGAGACCTGGTGACCCGAGGCTTGCGCACGGACCAGGGGCTGCTCTGCGTGATCGATGGCGCCAAGGGGCTGCGCAAAGCGATCCAGACCGTCTTCGGCCGCCAGGCCGTCGTGCAACGGTGTCAGTGGCATAAGCGGGAGAATGTGGTGCGGTATCTGCCCAAGGGACACCAGGCCCCGTGGCGGCGGCGGGTGCAGCAGGCCTATGAGCGGCCGACCTACACGGACGCCCGGGCCGCCTTGCTCCGTCTCCGGCAGGAGCTGCGGACCATCAATCTCTCCGCGGTGGCCAGCCTGGACGAAGGGCTGGAGGAAACCCTGACGCTGCATCGCCTGGGGCTGTTCGGCACGCTGGGCCGCAGCCTCAAGACCACCAACTGTCTGGAGTCGCTGAACGCCCAACTCGGCCAACTGACGGACAAGGTCGACCGCTGGCGCACGTCGGATCAGAAACACCGCTGGGTGGCCAGTGCCGTGCTGGCGATCGAACCCCGCTTGCGACGCATCAAAGGCTATCGGCATCTCACCCAACTCCAAGAGGCCCTTCAGCGGGACATCCAGCGCGAAGCCGTGACCGAGACCCGCATCGCCTGA
- a CDS encoding zinc-binding alcohol dehydrogenase family protein has product MKAVGLFKHLPISDPESLVDLELPIPQPSGRDLLVRVDAVSVNPVDTKIRAAKGTIESSPRILGWDAAGVVERVGPGVTLFQKGDAVYYAGDLSRPGSNSQYQLVDERIVAHKPVSLDVAQAAAVPLVAITAYESLFERLGIDRSGAEHGRTILIIGGAGGVGSMGIQLAKLAGLTVLATASRPESAAWAKSLGAVHVLDHTKPMRPQIEHAGWSFIDYIADFNDTDAHWDAMADLIKPQGKLCTIVDNRGSLKQELLKAKSITHAWEFIFTRAKYQTEDMIEQHRLLARIAQWFDEGMLRMIMREKLTPINAANLRLAHSKIESGSMIGKMVLEGW; this is encoded by the coding sequence ATGAAAGCGGTCGGACTGTTCAAGCATCTCCCGATCAGTGATCCGGAAAGTCTGGTGGATCTTGAACTCCCCATCCCTCAGCCTTCGGGCCGGGACCTGCTGGTACGGGTCGATGCCGTATCTGTCAATCCTGTTGATACCAAAATCCGAGCAGCCAAGGGAACGATCGAATCATCGCCTCGCATCTTGGGATGGGATGCTGCAGGCGTCGTGGAGAGGGTTGGGCCAGGAGTCACACTCTTTCAAAAGGGAGATGCAGTCTACTATGCCGGGGATCTCTCCCGCCCAGGGAGCAATAGCCAGTATCAGCTTGTCGACGAACGAATTGTCGCACATAAGCCCGTTTCGCTCGACGTGGCGCAAGCCGCGGCGGTTCCATTGGTCGCAATCACGGCCTATGAATCGCTGTTCGAACGATTGGGTATTGATCGGAGCGGAGCAGAACACGGCAGGACCATACTGATAATTGGCGGGGCTGGCGGGGTGGGGTCCATGGGGATCCAGCTTGCGAAACTGGCCGGCCTTACGGTCCTGGCAACCGCTTCGAGACCGGAATCCGCGGCTTGGGCCAAGTCTCTGGGGGCCGTTCATGTCTTGGATCACACCAAGCCGATGCGGCCGCAAATTGAACATGCAGGCTGGTCATTTATTGACTACATCGCGGACTTCAACGATACGGATGCCCATTGGGATGCGATGGCGGACCTGATTAAACCGCAAGGCAAACTTTGTACGATCGTCGACAACCGTGGATCGCTGAAACAAGAGTTGCTTAAAGCCAAGAGCATCACGCACGCGTGGGAGTTTATATTCACCCGTGCGAAGTATCAGACCGAAGACATGATCGAGCAGCACCGGCTACTTGCCCGTATCGCTCAATGGTTTGATGAGGGTATGCTCCGGATGATCATGCGAGAAAAGCTCACCCCAATAAATGCGGCCAATCTTCGCCTTGCGCACTCCAAGATTGAGTCGGGGTCGATGATCGGGAAAATGGTACTCGAAGGGTGGTAA